A genome region from Panicum virgatum strain AP13 chromosome 4K, P.virgatum_v5, whole genome shotgun sequence includes the following:
- the LOC120702477 gene encoding probable aminotransferase ACS12, whose protein sequence is MRDGDDDFGPASSAARAKKEQPSPSPRDRAARPRADGGMRIVVPLQGVVQGRGGLVLGSLIPCALFYFLQLYIKRNCPPAPAPGSPPPGSDAAAAAGNANSASSSIHRSLSRGLLTPRAALPSLSARGAVVRAGDEDSLYYAGLRRCADDPYHRACNPDGLINLGLAENHLSLDLVGRWMEEHAGAAMLDGIAGVGEDARDLTIRGLATYQPYDGILALKMALAGFMRQIMHESVSFDPSQMVITSGATPAMEILSFCIADPGNAFLVPSPYYPGWDRDIKWRTGVELIPVPCRSTDNFNISITALEIAYKQAKKRGVRVRGVLISNPSNPTGGIVPRETLHDLLEFAAEKNIHFISDEIFAGSTYGSDKFVSVAEVVDELEDFDKGRVHIIYGLSKDLSLAGFRVGVIYSYNENIVAAAAKIARFSSVSTPTQRLLVSMLSDQKFISEYLTVNRERLQKMYHLFVDALKQVGIECFKSSGGFYCWADMSRYIRSYNEKGERKLWDRLLEEAKVNATPGSSCHCIEPGWFRCCFTALSEEDIPVLVERLRRVTDSHKSNS, encoded by the exons ATGagggacggcgacgacgacttcgGCCCCGCCTCCTCCGCAGCCCGCGCGAAGAAGGAGCAGCCCTCGCCGTCCCCCCGCGACAGGGCGGCGCGCCCGCGCGCCGACGGCGGGATGCGCATCGTCGTGCCGCTGCAGGGGGTCGTGCAGGGCCGGGGCGGCCTGGTGCTCGGCTCCCTCATCCCCTGCGCGCTCTTCTACTTCCTCCAGCTCTACATCAAGCGCAACTGCCccccggcgcccgcgcccgggTCCCCGCCTCCGggctccgacgccgccgccgccgcggggaacgccaactccgcctcctcctcgatccACCGCTCCCTCTCGCGGGGCCTCCTCACCCCGCGCGCCGCGCTCCCGTCGCTCTCCGCCCGCGGCGCCGTCGTGCGGGCCGGGGACGAGGACTCGCTCTACTACGCGGGGCTCCGACGATGCGCCGACGACCCGTACCACCGGGCGTGCAACCCCGACGGCCTCATCAACCTCGGCCTCGCCGAGAACCAC CTGTCGCTGGATTTGGTGGGGCGCTGGATGGAGGAGCACGCGGGGGCGGCGATGCTGGACGGGATTGCGGGAGTCGGGGAGGACGCCAGGGACCTCACCATCCGGGGGCTCGCCACCTACCAGCCGTACGACGGGATACTTGCCTTGAAGATG GCTCTTGCTGGATTCATGAGGCAAATCATGCATGAATCAGTATCCTTTGATCCATCTCAAATGGTGATTACATCTGGTGCAACTCCTGCCATGGAAATACTGAGTTTCTGTATTGCTGATCCAGGAAATGCATTTCTTGTCCCATCACCTTACTACCCCGG TTGGGATAGGGACATAAAATGGCGAACTGGCGTTGAGTTGATACCTGTTCCATGCCGTAGCACTGATAACTTTAACATTAGTATCACTGCTCTCGAAATAGCTTACAAACAGGCAAAGAAGCGAGGAGTAAGGGTTCGTGGGGTTCTCATATCTAACCCTTCCAACCCAACAGGAGGCATTGTGCCAAGGGAAACACTGCATGATCTTCTAGAGTTTGCTGCAGAGAAGAACATACACTTCATTTCTGATGAAATATTTGCTGGTTCAACATATGGAAGTGACAAATTTGTCAGTGTGGCAGAAGTTGTGGATGAGCTAGAAGACTTCGATAAAGGCAGGGTTCACATCATATATGGACTCTCAAAAGACCTATCTCTTGCTGGGTTTCGAGTTGGAGTGATATATTCCTACAATGAAAACATTGTGGCAGCTGCTGCTAAAATTGCTCGATTCTCATCAGTGTCAACTCCAACACAACGCCTGCTTGTTTCCATGCTTTCAGACCAAAAGTTCATTTCAGAATATCTAACAGTTAACAGAGAGAGGCTCCAGAAAATGTACCATTTGTTTGTCGATGCTTTGAAACAAGTGGGGATTGAATGCTTCAAAAGCAGCGGAGGGTTCTATTGCTGGGCAGACATGAGCAGGTACATCCGGTCTTACAATGAGAAAGGAGAACGCAAGCTCTGGGACAGGCTGTTGGAGGAGGCAAAGGTCAATGCCACTCCAG